The following coding sequences lie in one Mercenaria mercenaria strain notata chromosome 5, MADL_Memer_1, whole genome shotgun sequence genomic window:
- the LOC128557131 gene encoding perlucin-like, which produces MFKLILIVSAIRLTVADCPSGWHSFGESCYNFSSDEFSWAGAFSMCKILGGYLVEIDSESEDNFLNGVAKQLNDRYSSSHGYGVSTVSPPDLTQLMRTSYWIGLTDLNEEGTWVWMTSMKSLNYTNWDGCKTCDTGYDTNCAAGLMYPSGHWRIEKCFRGRYFVCEMDSV; this is translated from the exons atgtttaaattaatccTAATAGTATCTGCGATTAGACTTACAG TTGCTGACTGTCCAAGTGGATGGCACAGTTTTGGTGAGTCATGTTACAACTTCAGCAGTGACGAATTTAGCTGGGCTGGAGCATTC TCAATGTGTAAGATACTGGGAGGTTATCTGGTTGAAATCGATAGCGAGAGTGAAGACAACTTTTTGAATGGTGTGGCAAAACAATTAAATG ACAGATACTCTAGTTCACATGGTTACGGTGTGTCGACAGTGAGCCCACCAGATTTGACACAATTAATGCGCACCAGCTATTGGATCGGACTCACGGACTTGAATGAAGAAGGTACCTGGGTATGGATGACCAGTATGAAGTCACTAAACTATACAAACTGGGATGGATGTAAAACCTGTGATACCGGCTACGACACAAATTGTGCAGCAGGATTGATGTATCCAAGTGGACACTGGCGGATAGAGAAATGTTTTCGAGgaagatattttgtttgtgagaTGGATAGTGTTTAA